One Branchiostoma floridae strain S238N-H82 chromosome 1, Bfl_VNyyK, whole genome shotgun sequence genomic region harbors:
- the LOC118411546 gene encoding vacuolar protein sorting-associated protein 53 homolog isoform X1, translating to MASLEDDDVADDQLATLLVFPPEVQQAIDQVLPSNDPLDRPDFNPVEYINTLFPTEQSLANIDEVVNRIRLKIRRLDDDIRGVVRGQTNVSQDGQAALEEAQKAIQQLFERIKDIKDKAEKSEEMVKEITRDIKQLDHAKRHLTSSITTLNHLHMLVGGVDSLHSLIRRRQYGEVANLLQGVVNVMEHFHKYMSIPQISQLADQVKQIQTEVGQQILADFEEAFSAHGGKGLGPSNTAQLAEACLVVNVLDPKVKRDLMKWFVKLQLQEYAALFHEGQDVAWLDKIDRRYAWLKRALVEFEEKFGNMFPAEWAVSERITVEFCHITRKELSRIMTNRKAEIEVKLLLFAIQRTTNFEQLLVKRFTGITFEEEGQGQNLTNPFVEPQQLESTNPFEVEDENSQAAPAKPKQSPFIGIISQCFEPHLHVYILSQDKNLAELIERFVQDFKEHGVPHVEGEDGGAVLPSCADLFVFYKKCMVQCSQLSAGAPMVDLAGVFRKYLRDYASRLLIGNLPKVSKGSTAHESMPKDMQFYRMLSQSVTTSGGGLTISSLLKEGNQELSKFSPEEQRLVCSILCTAEYCLDTSQQLEDKLKEKVEPSLSEQIDLSQEMDLFHTVISNCIQLLVQDLEGACEPSLATMARVNWQAVETVGDSSNYVTAITMHIKTAVPLIRDNLASTRKYFTQFCTKFANSFVPKFVTYLYKCKPISTVGAEQLLLDTHSLKTVLLDLPSIGSQVNRKPPTSYTKIVVKGMTKAEMILKVVMSPHDPPAGFVDNYIKLLADSDTGNFQKVLDMKGLKRSEQSTMLELFRTRLPAPPSGEAQASNMTPSPEQDSSRIRKLEKLIKKRL from the exons ATGGCGTCGCTGGAG GACGATGATGTGGCTGATGACCAACTCGCGACGCTCCTGGTCTTTCCGCCAGAGGTCCAACAGGCCATAGATCAAGTCCTGCCGAGCAACGACCCTCTGGATCGCCCTGACTTCAACCCGGTGGAGTACATCAACACGCTGTTTCCCACGGAACAATCTCTCGCCAATATCGACGAG GTTGTGAACAGAATCCGCTTGAAGATCCGTCGTCTTGATGATGACATCCGCGGGGTTGTGCGAGGTCAGACGAACGTGAGTCAGGATGGGCAGGCGGCCCTGGAGGAGGCACAGAAGGCCATACAACAGCTGTTTGAGAGGATCAAGGACATCAAGGACAAG GCTGAGAAGTCAGAGGAGATGGTGAAGGAGATCACCCGTGATATCAAACAGCTGGACCACGCTAAGCGCCATCTTACCTCCTCCATCACCACCCTGAACCACCTGCACATGCTGGTAGGGGGCGTCGACTCTCTGCACTCCCTCATTCGCCGCCGGCAGTATGGAGAGGTTGCCAACCTGCTGCAGGGAGTGGTAAACGTCATGGAACACTTCCACAAGTACATGAGCATCCCACAGATCAGCCAGCTCGCAGATCAG GTGAAACAGATCCAGACAGAAGTTGGTCAACAGATATTGGCAGATTTTGAGGAGGCATTCTCGGCCCATGGTGGAAAAGGTCTGGGACCCAGCAACACAGCGCAGCTGGCTGAGGCATGTCTGGTAGTGAATGTCCTTGACCCCAAGGTCAAGCGTGACCTGATGAAGTGGTTTGTGAAGCTGCAGCTGCAGGAGTATGCAGCGCTGTTCCACGAGGGGCAAGACGTCGCCTGGCTTGACAAGATCGACCGTCGCTATGCCTGGCTCAAACGAGCGCTGGTTGAGTTCGAGGAGAAGTTTGGGAACATGTTCCCTGCTGAGTGGGCAGTGAGCGAGAGGATTACTGTGGAGTTCTGCCACATCACCAGAAAGGAGCTGTCTCGCATCATGACCAACAGGAAGGCGGAGATTGAGGTAAAACTGCTCCTTTTTGCCATCCAGAGAACCACCAACTTCGAACAGCTGCTGGTGAAGAGATTCACTGGCATCACGTTTGAGGAGGAGGGGCAAGGCCAGAATTTAACCAACCCGTTTGTGGAGCCACAGCAACTGGAGTCAACAAACCCATTTGAAGTGGAAGATGAAAATTCACAAGCTGCACCAGCCAAGCCAAAGCAGTCTCCATTCATTGGCATCATCTCCCAATGTTTTGAGCCACACCTGCACGTCTATATCCTGTCTCAGGACAAAAACCTAGCAGAATTGATCGAGCGGTTTGTTCAGGACTTCAAGGAACACGGTGTTCCCCACGTAGAAGGTGAGGATGGAGGTGCAGTCCTGCCAAGTTGTGCAGACCTGTTTGTGTTCTACAAGAAGTGCATGGTGCAGTGCTCACAGCTGAGTGCGGGGGCACCCATGGTGGACCTCGCAGGGGTGTTCCGCAAGTACCTGAGAGACTATGCCAGCAGGTTGCTGATTGGCAATTTGCCAAAG GTGAGCAAAGGATCCACGGCACATGAGTCAATGCCAAAGGACATGCAATTCTACAGGATGCTGTCTCAAAGT GTAACCACCAGTGGGGGAGGGCTGACCATCTCCAGCCTGCTGAAGGAGGGGAACCAGGAGCTGAGTAAGTTCAGCCCTGAGGAGCAGCGTCTTGTCTGCAGCATCTTGTGCACGGCTGAGTATTGTCTTGACACATCTCAGCAGCTTGAGGACAAGCTCAAGGAAAAG GTTGAACCATCCCTGAGTGAGCAGATTGACCTGTCTCAAGAGATGGACCTGTTCCACACCGTCATCTCCAACTGTATCCAGCTGCTGGTACAGGACCTGGAGGGGGCCTGTGAACCATCCCTCGCTACCATGGCAAGGGTCAACTGGCAG GCTGTGGAAACAGTGGGTGACTCCAGTAACTACGTCACTGCCATCACCATGCACATTAAAACAGCTGTGCCACTCATCCGAGACAACCTGGCCTCCACCCGTAAGTACTTCACCCAATTCTGCACCAAGTTTGCAAACTCCTTTGTCCCCAAGTTCGTCACCTACTTGTACAAGTGTAAGCCCATCAGCACAGTTGGGGCAGAGCAGCTCTTACTGGATACCCACTCCCTCAAGACCGTGCTGCTCGACCTCCCTTCCATCGGATCTCAGGTCAACCGCAAACCTCCAACAAGCTACACAAAGATCGTGGTGAAGGGCATGACCAAGGCTGAGATGATCCTGAAGGTGGTGATGTCCCCTCACGACCCACCTGCAGGGTTCGTGGACAATTACATCAAACTCCTGGCCGACTCTGACACTGGAAACTTCCAGAAAGTCTTGGATATGAAGGGTCTTAAGAGAAGCGAGCAGAGCACGATGTTGGAACTGTTTCGCACCAGACTGCCGGCCCCGCCGTCAGGTGAAGCACAGGCGTCCAACATGACACCCTCTCCAGAACAGGACTCCAGCAGGATCAGGAAGTTAGAGAAACTTATAAAAAAGAGACTGTAG
- the LOC118411542 gene encoding mucin-17-like produces the protein MLFYQVSDDPPGQAAGMAEKCKTCGCNCGGQGAKYREQAEEIRKRMVYSSHRIEVMESEFLEIRENLEDELNDTAEELQSLKDKFYRLERSHKSLQRVNQDLEEKLLSMAAQSERTKASLNRDILEMTEKLMNTRLALNQLEESNDRYRKECNLAAQLLQCNPHNFVSPKFSSLPPELQERLQQHMEQVTKNHRKVKAAQSAPGAPADAVVPTAVLAEVLQKPHPVRTVRGVGARREKILFDACVQTNPEDIDQGHGKVIKAKPLRFTAYGVDMGNTRDIPKAAETGKPTGEWQPIKVAEDQAASTTSKDTLKVRAFMPISRGKDTGQNLDQTPRLTKDTQRPSAPAPQLTQSGNSEHEAQMQRPNVNGDFESQEGAGAKKVQSKVAGSSHTSPTKAKKKGADQASIGSTKVRAKKIGPTTEETEPLLDGATSDSTINVKREKIPSSQPKGLKSEADQTHSGNNRLRVKKTGPQGADGEETVPLLEKGAERNGELGGKGNVKKVHPQTKIPREIKAESGSSFETTKGKTRKTLSVTEETEPLLETNENRISEDDGTNDSVIHVKGKIPLSSPQATELSTAASRAMKTVSVAEESVPLLEDSNERAYELNDDSIVEVEEKGPSTSPQSKVVRQDQTAAVSVKVKVKKAVAETEEKPLIDLESNLDTRDKANGSDPSPQAEGPSLLSDSAKMKPEADQPPVDNVTQKASTGADSQNSDLPLSLTKSPTSLDTKDAKPPSESTTPGTPQSGARPKSTVKKTSTTKVKKVTKTGAKKTGTKKKVKTPVMSGEKQEKAKENSSPTQDKQNSSPTQERGGGSDEPESQQHLRKDNSSSVSKDNSNISKATQKCPPKDSQTSLGVHKDTEEENKGAESRQEGSRDKESIEGAPVSSQAEKDGMEEAPSEEDERAPRRRNSLEAAQLTGSLLDF, from the exons ATGCTGTTCTACCAAGTGTCTGATGATCCCCCAGGACAGGCAGCAGGCATGGCAGAGAAGTGCAAG ACATGTGGCTGTAACTGTGGAGGCCAGGG TGCCAAGTACCGAGAGCAGGCGGAGGAGATCAGGAAGAGAATGGTGTACTCCAGCCACAGGATCGAGGTGATGGAGTCCGAGTTCCTGGAGATCAGGGAGAACCTGGAGGATGAGCTGAATGACACGGCAGAGGAGCTACAGTCACTTAAGGACAAGTTCTACAG ACTAGAAAGAAGCCATAAGTCACTACAGAGGGTGAACCAGGACCTGGAGGAGAAGTTGCTCTCTATG GCTGCCCAGAGTGAGCGTACAAAGGCTTCCCTGAACAGAGACATCCTGGAGATGACAGAGAAGCTGATGAACACCAGACTGGCTCTCAACCAGCTGGAGGAGTCAAAT GACCGCTATCGGAAGGAGTGTAACTTGGCAGCCCAGCTACTCCAGTGTAACCCTCACAACTTTGTCTCTCCAAAATTCAGCTCA CTTCCCCCTGAGCTGCAGGAGAGGCTGCAGCAGCATATGGAACAGGTCACCAAGAACCACAGGAAGGTCAAGGCTGCCCAGTCTGCCCCTGGTGCGCCGGCAGACGCTGTCGTCCCCACTGCTGTGCTGGCCGAGGTGCTCCAGAAGCCACAtccg GTCCGCACAGTCCGCGGTGTGGGGGCACGCAGAGAGAAGATTCTGTTTGATGCCTGTGTGCAGACCAACCCAGAGGACATTGATCAGGGACATGGGAAAGTGATAAAGGCAAAACCGCTACGATTCACTGCGTATGGTGTGGATATGGGAAACACAAGAGATATTCCTAAAGCAGCAGAAACTGGCAAACCCACTGGAGAGTGGCAGCCAATTAAGGTTGCTGAAGACCAGGCTGCATCCACGACCTCCAAAGATACTCTCAAGGTCAGAGCCTTCATGCCCATATCAAGAGGAAAGGACACTGGACAGAACCTGGACCAGACACCCAGACTAACAAAGGATACTCAGAGACCCTCTGCCCCTGCTCCACAGCTCACACAAAGTGGAAATTCTGAACATGAAGCACAGATGCAACGCCCGAATGTCAATGGAGACTTTGAATCACAGGAGGGAGCGGGGGCCAAGAAGGTTCAGTCAAAGGTAGCGGGATCATCACATACAAGTCCAACCAAAGCTAAAAAGAAAGGAGCAGACCAGGCTTCAATAGGGAGCACCAAAGTCAGGGCTAAAAAGATAGGACCTACTACAGAAGAGACAGAACCACTACTAGATGGAGCTACTAGTGATTCAACAATTAATGTCAAAAGAGAAAAGATCCCTTCTTCCCAGCCTAAAGGGTTGAAGTCAGAAGCAGATCAGACACATTCAGGAAACAATAGGCTTAGAGTTAAGAAGACTGGGCCTCAAGGAGCAGATGGAGAAGAGACAGTACCATTGCTGGAAAAGGGTGCTGAAAGAAATGGTGAACTTGGTGGTAAAGGTAATGTTAAGAAAGTGCATCCTCAAACCAAGATACCCAGAGAAATAAAGGCAGAGTCAGGATCAAGCTTTGAAACTACAAAAGGAAAGACTAGGAAGACTCTGTCTGTCACTGAAGAAACTGAGCCACTACTAGAAACGAATGAGAATAGAATCTCTGAAGATGATGGAACCAATGATTCTGTTATTCATGTCAAAGGAAAAATACCTTTGTCGTCTCCTCAAGCAACAGAACTGAGCACTGCGGCAAGCAGAGCTATGAAAACTGTCTCTGTAGCAGAAGAAAGTGTGCCACTACTGGAAGATAGTAATGAGAGAGCCTATGAGCTGAATGATGATTCCATTGTTGAAGTCGAGGAGAAAGGACCATCGACCAGTCCACAGTCTAAAGTGGTGAGGCAAGATCAGACAGCTGCAGTGAGTGTCAAAGTCAAGGTTAAGAAAGCTGTTGCTGAGACAGAAGAGAAGCCTCTCATTGACCTTGAAAGTAACCTTGATACACGGGACAAAGCGAATGGTAGCGATCCCTCACCACAGGCTGAAGGCCCATCCTTGCTTTCAGATTCCGCAAAGATGAAGCCAGAGGCAGACCAGCCACCTGTGGATAATGTCACCCAGAAGGCTTCTACTGGTGCTGACTCTCAAAACTCAGATCTTCCTCTTAGTCTTACAAAAAGTCCTACTTCTCTTGATACCAAAGATGCCAAACCACCTTCTGAGTCAACTACACCAGGTACACCACAATCTGGAGCCAGACCAAAGAGCACTGTTAAAAAGACAAGTACAACTAAGGTGAAGAAAGTGACAAAAACTGGAGCTAAGAAAACTGGAACCAAGAAGAAGGTGAAAACACCTGTGATGAGTGGTGAGAAGCAAGAAAaggctaaagaaaacagtagTCCAACCCAGGACAAACAGAATAGTAGTCCAACCCAAGAAAGAGGAGGGGGCTCAGATGAGCCTGAGTCACAGCAGCATCTAAGGAAGGACAACTCTAGCTCGGTCAGCAAAGACAACAGCAACATCAGTAAGGCAACACAGAAGTGTCCTCCTAAGGACTCTCAGACTTCTCTAGGAGTACACAAAGAtactgaagaagaaaacaagggAGCTGAAAGCAGGCAAGAAGGAAGCCGAGATAAGGAATCAATAGAAGGTGCACCAGTCAGCAGCCAAGCTGAGAAGGATGGAATGGAAGAAGCACCAAGTGAGGAAGATGAAAGGGCACCTAGGCGACGTAATAGTCTTGAGGCTGCACAGCTCACAGGGAGTTTGTTGGACTTCTGA
- the LOC118411546 gene encoding vacuolar protein sorting-associated protein 53 homolog isoform X2, with protein sequence MASLEDDDVADDQLATLLVFPPEVQQAIDQVLPSNDPLDRPDFNPVEYINTLFPTEQSLANIDEVVNRIRLKIRRLDDDIRGVVRGQTNVSQDGQAALEEAQKAIQQLFERIKDIKDKAEKSEEMVKEITRDIKQLDHAKRHLTSSITTLNHLHMLVGGVDSLHSLIRRRQYGEVANLLQGVVNVMEHFHKYMSIPQISQLADQVKQIQTEVGQQILADFEEAFSAHGGKGLGPSNTAQLAEACLVVNVLDPKVKRDLMKWFVKLQLQEYAALFHEGQDVAWLDKIDRRYAWLKRALVEFEEKFGNMFPAEWAVSERITVEFCHITRKELSRIMTNRKAEIEVKLLLFAIQRTTNFEQLLVKRFTGITFEEEGQGQNLTNPFVEPQQLESTNPFEVEDENSQAAPAKPKQSPFIGIISQCFEPHLHVYILSQDKNLAELIERFVQDFKEHGVPHVEGEDGGAVLPSCADLFVFYKKCMVQCSQLSAGAPMVDLAGVFRKYLRDYASRLLIGNLPKVTTSGGGLTISSLLKEGNQELSKFSPEEQRLVCSILCTAEYCLDTSQQLEDKLKEKVEPSLSEQIDLSQEMDLFHTVISNCIQLLVQDLEGACEPSLATMARVNWQAVETVGDSSNYVTAITMHIKTAVPLIRDNLASTRKYFTQFCTKFANSFVPKFVTYLYKCKPISTVGAEQLLLDTHSLKTVLLDLPSIGSQVNRKPPTSYTKIVVKGMTKAEMILKVVMSPHDPPAGFVDNYIKLLADSDTGNFQKVLDMKGLKRSEQSTMLELFRTRLPAPPSGEAQASNMTPSPEQDSSRIRKLEKLIKKRL encoded by the exons ATGGCGTCGCTGGAG GACGATGATGTGGCTGATGACCAACTCGCGACGCTCCTGGTCTTTCCGCCAGAGGTCCAACAGGCCATAGATCAAGTCCTGCCGAGCAACGACCCTCTGGATCGCCCTGACTTCAACCCGGTGGAGTACATCAACACGCTGTTTCCCACGGAACAATCTCTCGCCAATATCGACGAG GTTGTGAACAGAATCCGCTTGAAGATCCGTCGTCTTGATGATGACATCCGCGGGGTTGTGCGAGGTCAGACGAACGTGAGTCAGGATGGGCAGGCGGCCCTGGAGGAGGCACAGAAGGCCATACAACAGCTGTTTGAGAGGATCAAGGACATCAAGGACAAG GCTGAGAAGTCAGAGGAGATGGTGAAGGAGATCACCCGTGATATCAAACAGCTGGACCACGCTAAGCGCCATCTTACCTCCTCCATCACCACCCTGAACCACCTGCACATGCTGGTAGGGGGCGTCGACTCTCTGCACTCCCTCATTCGCCGCCGGCAGTATGGAGAGGTTGCCAACCTGCTGCAGGGAGTGGTAAACGTCATGGAACACTTCCACAAGTACATGAGCATCCCACAGATCAGCCAGCTCGCAGATCAG GTGAAACAGATCCAGACAGAAGTTGGTCAACAGATATTGGCAGATTTTGAGGAGGCATTCTCGGCCCATGGTGGAAAAGGTCTGGGACCCAGCAACACAGCGCAGCTGGCTGAGGCATGTCTGGTAGTGAATGTCCTTGACCCCAAGGTCAAGCGTGACCTGATGAAGTGGTTTGTGAAGCTGCAGCTGCAGGAGTATGCAGCGCTGTTCCACGAGGGGCAAGACGTCGCCTGGCTTGACAAGATCGACCGTCGCTATGCCTGGCTCAAACGAGCGCTGGTTGAGTTCGAGGAGAAGTTTGGGAACATGTTCCCTGCTGAGTGGGCAGTGAGCGAGAGGATTACTGTGGAGTTCTGCCACATCACCAGAAAGGAGCTGTCTCGCATCATGACCAACAGGAAGGCGGAGATTGAGGTAAAACTGCTCCTTTTTGCCATCCAGAGAACCACCAACTTCGAACAGCTGCTGGTGAAGAGATTCACTGGCATCACGTTTGAGGAGGAGGGGCAAGGCCAGAATTTAACCAACCCGTTTGTGGAGCCACAGCAACTGGAGTCAACAAACCCATTTGAAGTGGAAGATGAAAATTCACAAGCTGCACCAGCCAAGCCAAAGCAGTCTCCATTCATTGGCATCATCTCCCAATGTTTTGAGCCACACCTGCACGTCTATATCCTGTCTCAGGACAAAAACCTAGCAGAATTGATCGAGCGGTTTGTTCAGGACTTCAAGGAACACGGTGTTCCCCACGTAGAAGGTGAGGATGGAGGTGCAGTCCTGCCAAGTTGTGCAGACCTGTTTGTGTTCTACAAGAAGTGCATGGTGCAGTGCTCACAGCTGAGTGCGGGGGCACCCATGGTGGACCTCGCAGGGGTGTTCCGCAAGTACCTGAGAGACTATGCCAGCAGGTTGCTGATTGGCAATTTGCCAAAG GTAACCACCAGTGGGGGAGGGCTGACCATCTCCAGCCTGCTGAAGGAGGGGAACCAGGAGCTGAGTAAGTTCAGCCCTGAGGAGCAGCGTCTTGTCTGCAGCATCTTGTGCACGGCTGAGTATTGTCTTGACACATCTCAGCAGCTTGAGGACAAGCTCAAGGAAAAG GTTGAACCATCCCTGAGTGAGCAGATTGACCTGTCTCAAGAGATGGACCTGTTCCACACCGTCATCTCCAACTGTATCCAGCTGCTGGTACAGGACCTGGAGGGGGCCTGTGAACCATCCCTCGCTACCATGGCAAGGGTCAACTGGCAG GCTGTGGAAACAGTGGGTGACTCCAGTAACTACGTCACTGCCATCACCATGCACATTAAAACAGCTGTGCCACTCATCCGAGACAACCTGGCCTCCACCCGTAAGTACTTCACCCAATTCTGCACCAAGTTTGCAAACTCCTTTGTCCCCAAGTTCGTCACCTACTTGTACAAGTGTAAGCCCATCAGCACAGTTGGGGCAGAGCAGCTCTTACTGGATACCCACTCCCTCAAGACCGTGCTGCTCGACCTCCCTTCCATCGGATCTCAGGTCAACCGCAAACCTCCAACAAGCTACACAAAGATCGTGGTGAAGGGCATGACCAAGGCTGAGATGATCCTGAAGGTGGTGATGTCCCCTCACGACCCACCTGCAGGGTTCGTGGACAATTACATCAAACTCCTGGCCGACTCTGACACTGGAAACTTCCAGAAAGTCTTGGATATGAAGGGTCTTAAGAGAAGCGAGCAGAGCACGATGTTGGAACTGTTTCGCACCAGACTGCCGGCCCCGCCGTCAGGTGAAGCACAGGCGTCCAACATGACACCCTCTCCAGAACAGGACTCCAGCAGGATCAGGAAGTTAGAGAAACTTATAAAAAAGAGACTGTAG